In Candidatus Paceibacterota bacterium, the DNA window CGTAGTTGGTTTAATGAAAGTCCTGGTGCAACTTTAATCGGAAAGGTTTTAGGAGTGATTGCCACCCAGAGTGATCCTTTATATCCATGTGGGATTGAGTCATAGCGACACACACCATCTGCCATCAAGCGCACATGCACATCAACTCTTCCACTCGTTGATTTTGGGTTACAGAATGCATACACCAATTCAGGTAAGTTTAATTTTTCCTGTAACTTTGCAACATAATGCGATCCAACTTTTAGTGGCTCATTAATTGAGTGTCGTTTCTTTGAAACTTTTTCTAATACTTTCTCAACTGTCTCGCGTTTGTTGGGGAGGAATATTCCACTAACTTCGTAAATCTCATCAGTGAGTGAGACGTCTAAAGAGGAGGGTTTAATGTTTTGTTCAACAGCACCTTTGACTGCGCCTGCTTTGACCAATTCTCTGATTATCTGTATCGGTAGTGCTCCCTGCTTTACTGACATTGTAGTTCGAGTATACCAAAATGAAAAAGAAAAAACTCTCCACTTGCCAAAGCTCGTAGAGAGTTTTCTAATTTGTTTTTTATGCTACTTATGCCTGAGTCAACCAAGACTGATACGCACGATGTGCGCTTGCTAGTATCCGTCGAAGTTTTTTCTCCGCCTTGGATTTTGACACAGGATCAGGAGCATTTTCACATGCGAGCTTTGCCTGTTCGCAGGCATTTTTCCATTCTGGACTTTCGTCCAAAAATTTCACGAATCCATCATCCATTGCACGAATCGCATGATCAACACGTTCTTGTGCACACATACGATCAATCTCCTTTTCTGTACTATATTATACCAAATATAGCTTAAAAGTCAATAGACCCTTTGGTAACAAAAAAGACCCTACGTGAGGGTCTTTTTTGTGAGTTTGAAATATCTTATTTAACCTCTACTCCCATTGAGCGGGCACTACCTTCAATGATTTTCATTGCAGCCTCTACGTCTTGTGCGTTTAGGTCTGGCATTTTCTTTTCAGCAATTGCACGTACTTGTGCCTTTGTGATAGTTCCTGCGCGAGATACCTTGTTCTTTCCAGAACCCTTCTCAACGCCGATTGCCTTAAGAATAAGAGATGATGCTGGTGGAGTCTTGAACTTCATTGAGAATGTTCGGTCTTCGTACACTGTAATTTCTACAGGGACGATGTCTCCTGCCATTTCTCGTGTTCCATCATTGAATTGCTTTACGAATTCACCGATGTTTACACCAGCCTGTCCAAGCGCAGGTCCAATTGGGGGTGCAGGTGTTGCCTTCCCTCCTGGAATCTGCAGCTTAAGCTTCTTTGTAATTTTCTTTGCCATATATATTATTTTTGTTCAGTTACTTGTGTCGTTTCTGTCTTTGTCACAGTCTGCGTAGAAGCATTCGCAGATGCAACAGTCTTTTTGTCCGCCGGTGCCTTCACTGCAAAATAGTAGATGATTGCACCAAGTGGGACAGAAAGGATGATTAGTAGTATCCACGGAAGACGTGCAAAACCTTCAGAAGGTCGCTTAATTGCATCAACAAGCATCCATACCCAGAAGATGATAACGCCAACCCAAATACCAATGCATAGAAGTAGGAATAGTAGTCCTAGTAAATCCATTGGTAGTGATGTGTGATATCCGTAGTACATATATGTGATATTACTTATATTTTCTTAACTTGCAAGAAATCAAGTTCTACAGGTGTCTCACGGCCGAACATGCTTACAAGTACCTTAACTTTACCTCTTTCTTGATCAATTGCACTAACCTTTCCTTCTAGATCTTTAAATGGACCGTCGGCGATAAGGACATGGTCGTCAGTATCGAGGTCAATGTCGTGCTTAGGAGTATCGGCATTCATTCGTGAGAAGAGTGCATCGATTTCACTCTTATCAATAGAAACTGGGTACACACCTGAACCTACAAACCCTGTTACTCGTGGTGTATTTCGAACAACGTACCATGAATCATCAGTTACGATCATTTCTACCAAGATATACCCAGGGTAAATCTTTTCTTCTTCCTCGATTCGTTTTCCGCTTTTTACCTTGATCTGCTTTTCAGTTGGAACCAAGATATTAAAGATCTTGTCCTGCATGTTCAACGACTCAACGCGCTGACGAAGATTTCGTGCAACGGCGTTTTCATATCCTGCGTACGTATGGATAACGTACCACTTTCTTCCTTCGGATAATTGCTGCTTAGACATGCTAATTAATTATTATTCTACGATTCTCTTCACAAGCTCCGCAAATAGGTAGTCGAATGCACCAAGAATAATAGCCACAACAACTGTGAACGCTATGATTGCAATAGTGTACGCAAGTGCTTGCCTTTTGTTAGGCCAAACAACATGCCTCATTTCGCCTCGCGTATCTCGGATATAGTCAAATATGCTCATATATTATTAAAAACCGCCCCGGAGGGCATTACTTTTATAATAATGCTTCCAGGGCGATTTGTCAATTTATACTGTTATTAACGAATCTCGTACCATACAGTAACTCGGGACTCAAACTTGTTCTGTCCTTGTGGGAGTTCTGGTGTTGCTTCCTTTGTCTGATTTGCAACATCCATCATCGCTCCACCTCGTCCATAGAAATATGACGGTGAACTATCTTCTGTGAAGTTAACAATGCGTCCAAGTCGAACACCTAGGTCATCAGCAAGAGCTTCTGCCTTCTCTCGTGCGTCAGCAATAGCTGCTTCACGAGCCTGGTCAAGAACTGCTTGCTCATCATCAATGGTGAACTGAATTCCACCTACAGTTGTTGCTCCTCCTGTTGTAACAAGTGAAACAATCTCTCCTGCCTTAGTGTTGTCGTTTTCACGAACCTTCACTTCAACAGTAACTGAAGTTTCATATCCGCGGATAACTGGATTTGATGGTGGGCAATATGCTGATGTACATGCTCGGTATACCTGTTGGTCATACACAGGATATGTATTGTATCCAAGTGTCTTAATGTCTTTCTCTTCTATTCCAGCGTCTTTGATTTTCTGGATTAGGGGGTTCAAAACATCTGTAACCATTTTCTGTGAATCAGCTTGTACCTTTGCTTCCTTTCGGATATCAAATGTAAATACTGCAACATCAGGAACTGCTTCTATCTCTCCAAAACCCGAGACGGTAATGTGTGGGACTTGGTCGATTCCCATTCCACGACTGTCATCACCTCTAACTGCTGAAATAAGTATTGCTAGACCAACAGCAATACAGAGTGCCAAAAAGCCTGTTTTAAAGGCACCTGAGGCGAAAAAACTATTATTATTTGTTGTATCCATGTATATGATTATATCCTTTTAATACGTACGCGGCGATTCCGGTGCTGTATATAGATATGACGTACAGAAAGTACTTTCTTACAACACTTTACAGATTAGATTGAATACTTTCGCATTGCTGGTGCGGTGCATAAAACAAGCAGTATTCCGAAAATCCAACCTCCAAGTACATCACTTGGCCAATGCTCACCAAGATACACACGAGAGACACCAACAAGAACAATGAGTAGCGTTGCAACTACAATAATTACAATACGTTTAAATTTAATCGAAGTTTGATGTGTAGCGTCGATTAGGTGAAGTAACCAAAGCGCAGCAACAGAGATCATCACGAATGAAACCAGAGCGTGCGCACTGGGAAACGCTGGTATAAAGGCACTGTGAAAAGCATCCAGATTTGCTGTTTCAGGCCTGGTTCTCAAAAATACTTGTTTCAAAAAACCAGCCAAACCACAGGCCGCAAGAACAATTGCCGCAAAGAGGGCAAGTTGTCTGTCTTTGTGGTACCAATGTGCAACTATGAAAATACCAACAAATACAACACCTATAGCTGCAGGTTCAAATGCATATGATGCGCTCTTAAAAACCACACTAGCAATTGGACTGTGCATTTGATGCACAGCATTAGAGACTGCAAAATCCATAAACTCAATTGGGCCCATATATAGAAATATACTACCTACGAGGAGATACGTCAGTTGTTGTAGCAGAACTAGATGCTGCGTTCAGCTTTATGTTGAGTCGTGCCTGGTCGAGAATTGCACCGAGTGATGTTGAGGCGTTACTTGTTCCCTGCTGGCGTAATGCCGATTCCTTATCCTCATCAGAAAGCTGCAGCTCTTCAACGTTTGTAAGTGTCTGTTCAGCTTCTTGGATAATTAGAATAGATTCCTGGAAAGAGGTGTACGCTTCGATGAATTTTCCTTCATCAAGTAGACGATACCCTTCTTCGAGCATGAAGTGTGCATCAAGTACAGATTCTTCGATACCAGTGTCCACCGCAGGAATAGTTGCACTAGCTGCTGTGCTGCTTGTGCTACTTACCATCGTCATTGAGACAGAAACAGTAGTTGTTGATTCTTGTGGCTCGATAAGCTTTTCAAGGCTTAAAATAGCTTCTTCTGCTTCAATAGCTCGTGCTGAGGCGGCTGCTTTAATTTCTTTAGATGAAAGTGACGCAAGCTTTCCTTCTGCGTCTTTTCGAAGCGCATCAACTGATGCAATTTCTGCTTGGAGTGCAGTGTGTAGAAGCTGCTTGCTCTCAGAGTCTCCAATTGTACTGATCACATTCTTGTGCGCAAGAAGTGTTGACTGAAATTCAGCTGAAAGTGATGCTGCGGTTGCAGGATCTTCTTTGCTGTTTATTTTTTCAAGACTCTTACTGAATTCTTCACTGTGCTTTTTAAAGCTTTCGTTAATAGAAACCTCTTGTTCTTCTGTGAGGTTATTGTTTACGGCCAACTTCTGCGCTTCAACGAGTCGGTTTTCTGCAAACTTAGCCTCAAGCTTTGCTCGAGACTGGGATGAGAATGTCAAAAGACCTTGTACGTTTTCATTAAAATTAGTCTTCACAACATAGAGTGCATCTCCCGGAAGAGATTTTTCTGCAGCGAATGACAAACTACCTGCCATGACCAAAAAGGCCGCAAGGCTGATGCTTGCATAGTTCATGAAAAAGATATGTGACCTGATTGGTCGCTTGGTTAAAATTGGAGAAGGGTATGCAAATTTGTTGCTGTTTTGGTTAGTTGCAGCAACTCGAATAGCGTCAAAAATTTTGACGCGCTCAGACTTCCCTAACACAATGTGGGAGTCTATGTCAGCCTTTAAAGACTGAAGGATGTGGATAATGTCATTTTTCATTTTGAATGTTGAGCGCGATTCGAAGCTTTTCAAGCGCTCTATGAATTCTAACCGAGACCACGTTTTCTGAAAGACCTGTGAGTTCAGAGATTTCTTTTGGACTCAAGTCATCTATGAACCTCATAAGTACAATGTCCTTATATTTCTCATCTAGATCATGCACTGCCCGTAGTGCTTTTTCAGAGTCTACTGATAGGAGTGGTAATCCCTCGTGACCATCTGACGCGATATCAAACCCTTGGTCTGACATGTCGTCCAATGAATCAGAGTGCTTACGCCTATAATCATCAATGACCAGATTATGCGCCGTCTTGTACAGGAACGATTTCACACTTAAGACCTCATTGCCGGCTTGCATATACTGGAGAGTCTTAACGAAAGCGTCCTGAACAATATCTACAGCCTTTTCACGGTTTCTAACCTTAAGAAGGCAGAATCTGAGGAGCGCATCTGCGTGTTCCTCATATGCCCGTTCTAGCTGACTGTATTGTGACGGTACGCTCATGTGTTATGACGCAAGATAGTGCCTTCTCTTACGATTAGACAAGTATACACAATTATTATTTAAAACTAAGCCGTGTGTATATCCCTGCTGGTAAAATACGGCCATCCTTAGGGCTTTCCATAATATTCATAGAACCGTATTCCAATGCACTAACTTTAGAAAGTAAGTTCGGAAACGATTTTTCTAGGACTGACTCAACTGCCTGGGCATATGCCTCGGGTGCATACCCTGCTGCGTACCCGTTCACAATGAAGAAGAGTGGGGTGTCCGAAAGGAGCTTCATACACGACTCGATAAGGGGCAATAAATGGTCTTCAATCTTCCACACCTCCCCTTTTGGACCACGTCCGAATGATGGTGGATCCATGATGATTCCTTCGTACTTGTTTTCGCGTCGAATCTCCTTTCCAACAAAAGCCATCGCATCGTCAACAAGCCACCTAATCGGTGCCTTTGAAAGACCCGCAAGTGCGGCATTTTCCTTCGCGTGTTCAATAGCAGGCTTTGAGGCATCTACATGGCACACTGAGGCACCAACAGAGGCCGCAGCAACCGTTGCTGCACCTGTGTATCCAAATAGGTTTAAGACCTCTGGTTTCTTTTCTCCGTCAGTCTTACCCGCAAGTGCCGAACGAACAAATTTCCATGTTTCGGCATGTTCAGGAAATACACCGGTGTGCTTAAACGCTGAAGGCCTAACGGTAATATTTAACCCACCGATTTGTGCTGACCATGAATCCCGCATACCTTCTTTAAGCTTCCATCCAGTACCAAAAAATCCATCTGCACGAACCCACACCTCTTCTGGAAGACGTTTATACCAAACCGCTTGTGGGTCAGGTCGAGCAAGCATATATTCACCGTATCGCTCAAGCTTCATCCCCTCTCCGGAGTCTAGAAGTTCATAACCTTGATAACTACCTGCGGTGAGATCTACTCTTTTTTTGTGTACTGACATGTAAATTTAGTTTCGAACATTAGACTTCAAAATATCCCTGATCTCTCCTAAGAGCACCTCTTCCTTTGATGGAGGTGGTGGTGTTACCTTATCTTCTTGAGCCTGCTTCTTTTCTTGTTTCCTCCTGAATCGGTTAATTGCCTTGACCAAGAGAAATACTGCAAACGCAACAATAATGAAATCAATTGTTGTCTGCAAAAACACGCCATAGTTAACAGTAATTGCAACAGATGCTTCAGTTGCTTCTCGCAATGTAAACTTCAATCCATCAAACTTGATTCCACCGATTAAAATTCCGAGAAGCGGCGTAACAATATCAGCAACCAATGACGAGACGATCTTGTTAAAAGCGCCGCCGATGATAATACCAATAGCGAGGTCCATAACATTCCCCCGCATAGCGAATTCCTTGAATTCATGGACGAATCCCTTTACCACTCCACCATACTGTTGGACATCACCAACTACAGAAGTACGTATGTTATTTAATTTCTCCTTGGGTAGGTGCATGTTGTTTTTTATGTAGTACCTCCCGAACAATCGGGAGGATCGAGAGGACTATAATAGCCACGACGATATACTCAATATAGTCACGGAGGCCAGGAATGTAAAGCCCTGCAGCAAATGAGGCAGAGAGTAGCCCAGCCGCCCATAGTAGTCCACCAATTATATTGTAGAGGGCAAACTTTCTATACGGCATACCTCCAACACCAGCCATAATTGGTGCAAGTGTTCGAACTATTGGAGTGAAGCGTGCAGCAATTATGGTAAAGCGTCCGTACCGTTTGAAGAACATCGCTGTCTTTTCGATATACGCTTTTCTGAAGAAAAATGAGTCTTCTTTTACAAACACCATTGGACCAAAATACTTTCCGGTCGCATACCCAACCGCATCACCGAGAATTGCCGCGAGTGTGCAACCAATAATCAACACTCTAATATCCAATAATCCTCCCGCCGCAAGAAATCCTGCAGTAATAAGAAGCGAGTCACCTGGTAACAATAATCCGATTAATATTCCTGACTCAGCGAATATTGCAGCAATAATACCGACATGTCCGGCGGCTTGAATAAGAGATTCTATATCCATGAATTATATCTCGAATGACTTATGCTGTTGCAGTAACTATATGCTTTCTATATGCGTAATAGAGAACACCAATTGCAATCTGTGCCATAAACGCTGAAAGTGACATATATGGAATTGTGATGAAACCAAACACGAGGAATGGGATATATGCACATGCAGCAGCTGTTGTAATTGCGTCACACGGCAACGCTGACGGAACAAGTACTTGACCATAGTAGTGCCACACCGCAATCACTCCACCAATTACCGAAAGGAGAACAATGTACTTTATAACCCCACTGTCACGACGGATAGAGGCTAGTGTGAGCATAAAGAACTGTGGGAACATAAAGAACCGCTGCCACACACATAAAATACATGGTACGTATCCAGCTATGGTCGAATAGAAATTACTTCCAAAAAATGTCACGATTGAAACAATAAA includes these proteins:
- the rplK gene encoding 50S ribosomal protein L11 codes for the protein MAKKITKKLKLQIPGGKATPAPPIGPALGQAGVNIGEFVKQFNDGTREMAGDIVPVEITVYEDRTFSMKFKTPPASSLILKAIGVEKGSGKNKVSRAGTITKAQVRAIAEKKMPDLNAQDVEAAMKIIEGSARSMGVEVK
- a CDS encoding PLD nuclease N-terminal domain-containing protein, coding for MYYGYHTSLPMDLLGLLFLLLCIGIWVGVIIFWVWMLVDAIKRPSEGFARLPWILLIILSVPLGAIIYYFAVKAPADKKTVASANASTQTVTKTETTQVTEQK
- the nusG gene encoding transcription termination/antitermination protein NusG, which translates into the protein MSKQQLSEGRKWYVIHTYAGYENAVARNLRQRVESLNMQDKIFNILVPTEKQIKVKSGKRIEEEEKIYPGYILVEMIVTDDSWYVVRNTPRVTGFVGSGVYPVSIDKSEIDALFSRMNADTPKHDIDLDTDDHVLIADGPFKDLEGKVSAIDQERGKVKVLVSMFGRETPVELDFLQVKKI
- the secE gene encoding preprotein translocase subunit SecE; the encoded protein is MSIFDYIRDTRGEMRHVVWPNKRQALAYTIAIIAFTVVVAIILGAFDYLFAELVKRIVE
- a CDS encoding SIMPL domain-containing protein (The SIMPL domain is named for its presence in mouse protein SIMPL (signalling molecule that associates with mouse pelle-like kinase). Bacterial member BP26, from Brucella, was shown to assemble into a channel-like structure, while YggE from E. coli has been associated with resistance to oxidative stress.), whose amino-acid sequence is MDTTNNNSFFASGAFKTGFLALCIAVGLAILISAVRGDDSRGMGIDQVPHITVSGFGEIEAVPDVAVFTFDIRKEAKVQADSQKMVTDVLNPLIQKIKDAGIEEKDIKTLGYNTYPVYDQQVYRACTSAYCPPSNPVIRGYETSVTVEVKVRENDNTKAGEIVSLVTTGGATTVGGIQFTIDDEQAVLDQAREAAIADAREKAEALADDLGVRLGRIVNFTEDSSPSYFYGRGGAMMDVANQTKEATPELPQGQNKFESRVTVWYEIR
- a CDS encoding phosphatase PAP2 family protein; translated protein: MGPIEFMDFAVSNAVHQMHSPIASVVFKSASYAFEPAAIGVVFVGIFIVAHWYHKDRQLALFAAIVLAACGLAGFLKQVFLRTRPETANLDAFHSAFIPAFPSAHALVSFVMISVAALWLLHLIDATHQTSIKFKRIVIIVVATLLIVLVGVSRVYLGEHWPSDVLGGWIFGILLVLCTAPAMRKYSI
- a CDS encoding DUF5667 domain-containing protein; this encodes MKNDIIHILQSLKADIDSHIVLGKSERVKIFDAIRVAATNQNSNKFAYPSPILTKRPIRSHIFFMNYASISLAAFLVMAGSLSFAAEKSLPGDALYVVKTNFNENVQGLLTFSSQSRAKLEAKFAENRLVEAQKLAVNNNLTEEQEVSINESFKKHSEEFSKSLEKINSKEDPATAASLSAEFQSTLLAHKNVISTIGDSESKQLLHTALQAEIASVDALRKDAEGKLASLSSKEIKAAASARAIEAEEAILSLEKLIEPQESTTTVSVSMTMVSSTSSTAASATIPAVDTGIEESVLDAHFMLEEGYRLLDEGKFIEAYTSFQESILIIQEAEQTLTNVEELQLSDEDKESALRQQGTSNASTSLGAILDQARLNIKLNAASSSATTTDVSPRR
- a CDS encoding RNA polymerase sigma factor yields the protein MSVPSQYSQLERAYEEHADALLRFCLLKVRNREKAVDIVQDAFVKTLQYMQAGNEVLSVKSFLYKTAHNLVIDDYRRKHSDSLDDMSDQGFDIASDGHEGLPLLSVDSEKALRAVHDLDEKYKDIVLMRFIDDLSPKEISELTGLSENVVSVRIHRALEKLRIALNIQNEK
- a CDS encoding class I SAM-dependent methyltransferase, translated to MSVHKKRVDLTAGSYQGYELLDSGEGMKLERYGEYMLARPDPQAVWYKRLPEEVWVRADGFFGTGWKLKEGMRDSWSAQIGGLNITVRPSAFKHTGVFPEHAETWKFVRSALAGKTDGEKKPEVLNLFGYTGAATVAAASVGASVCHVDASKPAIEHAKENAALAGLSKAPIRWLVDDAMAFVGKEIRRENKYEGIIMDPPSFGRGPKGEVWKIEDHLLPLIESCMKLLSDTPLFFIVNGYAAGYAPEAYAQAVESVLEKSFPNLLSKVSALEYGSMNIMESPKDGRILPAGIYTRLSFK
- the mscL gene encoding large-conductance mechanosensitive channel protein MscL; protein product: MHLPKEKLNNIRTSVVGDVQQYGGVVKGFVHEFKEFAMRGNVMDLAIGIIIGGAFNKIVSSLVADIVTPLLGILIGGIKFDGLKFTLREATEASVAITVNYGVFLQTTIDFIIVAFAVFLLVKAINRFRRKQEKKQAQEDKVTPPPPSKEEVLLGEIRDILKSNVRN
- a CDS encoding VTT domain-containing protein, yielding MDIESLIQAAGHVGIIAAIFAESGILIGLLLPGDSLLITAGFLAAGGLLDIRVLIIGCTLAAILGDAVGYATGKYFGPMVFVKEDSFFFRKAYIEKTAMFFKRYGRFTIIAARFTPIVRTLAPIMAGVGGMPYRKFALYNIIGGLLWAAGLLSASFAAGLYIPGLRDYIEYIVVAIIVLSILPIVREVLHKKQHAPTQGEIK
- a CDS encoding disulfide bond formation protein B, with the translated sequence MTPLVSSITTGISVGVLIANILTLVALIGGGVALFNARFRVAFFGNSVVSFIAKYSVFTMFIVSIVTFFGSNFYSTIAGYVPCILCVWQRFFMFPQFFMLTLASIRRDSGVIKYIVLLSVIGGVIAVWHYYGQVLVPSALPCDAITTAAACAYIPFLVFGFITIPYMSLSAFMAQIAIGVLYYAYRKHIVTATA